The genomic region ATGTCAAGCAAGCTAAAGCTCCTGTTTGGTAAAAATGCTTGAATGAGCTCTATTTGCACGCCGAAGGCTAAAAGCAGGGCTAAATTTTTAAAAATTTTAAACTCATAGCCAAGATAGAGCAGGATGTATAGGACGCAAAAAGCTAAAAAATGATTTGCTTTATCCCACGAATTTTCGATGATCGTGGGACTTTTTGGAGTAAATGCAAGAAAATCGATCGCCAAAAGAGCAGCGAAAAAGCAAATTTTACTAAGAAATTTTACGCTACTCAAAAATGGCGTCCATTAGCTCGTCTAAAAACTCGTCTGGATTAAATTTGATGATATCATCCATGCTCTCGCCAACGCCTATATAAAATATAGGTAGCTCAAGCTCTCTTGCCACACCAAATAGTGCTCCGCCCTTTGCGGTGCCATCAAGCTTTGTGATGATGACACCATCAAGCGAGACAATATCGTTAAATGCTTTCGCTTGTGCAACTCCGGCGTTACCTTGCGTTCCATCAAGAATCAAAATTTTTCGGTGAGGTGCTTTTTCGTAAGCTTTTTTGCTAATACGAACGATCTTTTCTAGCTCGTTTGCCAAATTTGTCTGGTTTTGAAGTCTGCCGGCTGTGTCAAGTATAACTCGGTCAATACCTTTTG from Campylobacter concisus harbors:
- a CDS encoding VanZ family protein, whose product is MSSVKFLSKICFFAALLAIDFLAFTPKSPTIIENSWDKANHFLAFCVLYILLYLGYEFKIFKNLALLLAFGVQIELIQAFLPNRSFSLLDIVADMIGAAFGVIVVEFLKRIIYGKSKASF